A portion of the Microbacterium hominis genome contains these proteins:
- a CDS encoding polysaccharide pyruvyl transferase family protein, whose amino-acid sequence MSRLSTRDLAISAAFLVGGGVIAALGLAGRVDWAIAALGLLLGLIGVVVRVQFVSRRSRIQEQKAEALEARRAAERTASAARRLEEDLASARRDLASMRREIGSLKGDSGAVSASSTASRAVAETPVTDPGATEELRRFRAGETRRPLGLVGFFGHGNYGDELFVDVFQQHLGSRFDIRIIPDLEAKPYFSRPVEDKVAEVDAIVMGGGDLVQRWSMDPRYFDPTYLRKPLYLAGVGVPVYQNSEKHQEKPHIIHRLTRYFNNPNVRMIGMRDDFSADWVRTKLEPTAPVLSEPDIVCSLDLPAASKPAGAPILGIVTRQRRVDTPDDYSRLEELAEHAKSRGFRIRHIILGTGSVGKRDVANAPALNVSDKEVVYSEDLNDLSRAIGECTVLASMKFHGTVVATMYGIPSIVLVPTNKNRNFMARIGRSDLVASHDSDRLIEIFGERGPAPIAPEQVAMLRNRSTKFMEELRNRLVAEVEEQLGS is encoded by the coding sequence ATGTCACGTTTGTCTACCCGCGACCTCGCAATCAGCGCGGCGTTTCTCGTGGGTGGGGGTGTGATTGCAGCCCTCGGGTTGGCAGGACGGGTGGACTGGGCGATCGCAGCGCTCGGACTCCTGCTCGGTCTCATCGGCGTCGTTGTCAGGGTCCAATTCGTGAGCCGCCGCTCGCGCATCCAGGAGCAGAAGGCGGAAGCACTCGAGGCCCGGCGTGCGGCGGAGCGGACGGCGTCAGCAGCCCGACGACTCGAGGAAGATCTTGCGTCGGCGCGGCGCGACCTGGCATCGATGAGGCGAGAGATCGGCAGCTTGAAGGGCGATTCGGGCGCTGTCTCGGCGTCCTCGACGGCGTCGAGGGCGGTCGCCGAGACGCCCGTGACAGACCCGGGTGCTACGGAGGAGTTGCGACGCTTCCGTGCGGGGGAGACACGACGCCCCCTCGGGCTCGTCGGTTTCTTCGGACATGGCAATTATGGCGATGAGCTTTTCGTGGACGTTTTTCAGCAGCACCTCGGCTCCCGCTTCGACATTCGGATCATTCCGGACCTCGAGGCGAAGCCGTACTTCAGTCGGCCGGTTGAGGACAAGGTTGCCGAGGTCGACGCGATCGTCATGGGTGGCGGAGATCTGGTGCAACGCTGGAGCATGGATCCGCGCTACTTCGATCCCACCTACCTGCGCAAGCCCCTCTACCTTGCGGGGGTCGGAGTACCGGTCTATCAGAACTCCGAAAAGCATCAGGAGAAGCCGCACATCATCCACCGTCTCACGCGGTACTTCAACAACCCGAATGTGAGGATGATCGGAATGCGGGACGACTTCAGCGCAGATTGGGTGCGCACCAAGCTGGAGCCCACTGCACCCGTTCTCAGCGAGCCGGATATCGTCTGCTCACTTGACCTGCCGGCAGCATCGAAACCCGCCGGGGCGCCGATCCTGGGAATCGTCACACGTCAACGACGCGTCGATACTCCCGATGACTACTCACGACTCGAGGAACTCGCTGAACACGCGAAGAGTCGCGGGTTCCGCATCCGCCACATCATTCTCGGAACTGGTTCCGTCGGCAAACGTGATGTGGCCAACGCCCCGGCGCTGAACGTCAGCGACAAGGAGGTCGTGTACTCCGAGGACCTCAACGATCTCAGTCGGGCCATCGGCGAGTGCACGGTACTGGCCAGCATGAAATTCCACGGCACGGTTGTCGCGACAATGTATGGAATTCCCTCCATCGTTCTCGTGCCTACGAACAAGAACCGCAACTTCATGGCTCGTATCGGCCGCTCCGACCTGGTCGCCAGCCACGATTCGGATCGACTCATCGAGATTTTCGGCGAGCGCGGACCGGCCCCGATCGCTCCGGAGCAGGTCGCCATGCTGAGGAACCGCTCGACCAAGTTCATGGAGGAGCTTCGCAATCGACTTGTGGCAGAAGTCGAGGAACAGCTCGGCAGTTGA
- a CDS encoding glycosyltransferase family 4 protein codes for MTILVDDRYRGAHGIGRYAREVLPRLELEWTSLGLDGSPHSPLDAFRSVPATAAGDLVYSPGYGAFVRAPRQILTIHDLIQTKLPWPGRAKFLAYYAGPVRTVVRRAGVVLTVSETSAREIREWVRDDAVRIVNAGNGCSEAFSTAGPAAPGLDPYVVFVGNVRSHKNLDVVLRALALAPGVRLTAVVPEVEASIVQSRAAGLGVLDRVTAVHGIDDAHLAELYRGAAATVMPSTLEGFGLPALESIACGVPVLFWRGCEAVAEIVGDRGWALDAAHDAEEWAAALLMAAAEVRRVDPPAAGTYDWGRTAAVVSGVLGRA; via the coding sequence GTGACGATCCTCGTCGACGACCGCTATCGCGGTGCGCACGGGATCGGCCGCTATGCGCGCGAAGTGCTGCCGCGGCTGGAGCTCGAATGGACGTCGCTGGGCCTCGACGGCAGCCCGCACTCGCCGCTGGACGCGTTCCGGTCCGTGCCGGCCACGGCCGCGGGTGATCTGGTCTATTCGCCCGGCTACGGAGCGTTCGTGCGCGCGCCGCGCCAGATCCTCACGATCCACGACCTGATCCAGACGAAGCTGCCCTGGCCCGGCCGCGCGAAGTTCCTCGCGTACTACGCGGGACCGGTGCGCACCGTCGTGCGTCGGGCCGGCGTGGTGCTCACGGTCTCGGAGACCTCTGCCCGCGAGATCCGGGAGTGGGTGCGTGACGACGCGGTGCGCATCGTCAACGCCGGCAACGGCTGCTCGGAGGCGTTCTCCACGGCGGGGCCGGCCGCGCCGGGCCTCGACCCGTACGTCGTTTTCGTCGGCAATGTGCGGTCGCACAAGAACCTCGACGTCGTGCTCCGCGCGCTCGCGCTGGCCCCGGGCGTGCGGCTGACGGCCGTCGTGCCCGAGGTCGAGGCATCCATCGTGCAGTCGCGGGCCGCGGGTCTGGGCGTGCTCGACCGCGTCACCGCGGTGCACGGCATCGACGACGCGCACCTCGCGGAGCTGTACCGCGGCGCGGCCGCGACGGTGATGCCGTCGACCCTGGAGGGCTTCGGCCTCCCCGCCCTCGAGTCGATCGCCTGCGGCGTGCCCGTGCTCTTCTGGCGTGGGTGCGAGGCCGTGGCCGAGATCGTCGGCGACCGCGGCTGGGCACTGGATGCCGCGCACGACGCCGAGGAGTGGGCAGCCGCTCTGCTCATGGCGGCCGCAGAGGTCCGGCGGGTGGATCCGCCCGCAGCCGGGACGTACGACTGGGGTCGCACGGCGGCGGTCGTGTCGGGGGTGCTGGGGCGGGCCTGA
- the tuf gene encoding elongation factor Tu produces MAKAKFERTKPHVNIGTIGHVDHGKTTLTAAISKVLADKYPSATNVQRDFASIDSAPEERQRGITINISHVEYETPKRHYAHVDAPGHADYIKNMITGAAQMDGAILVVAATDGPMAQTREHVLLAKQVGVPYLLVALNKSDMVDDEEILELVELEVRELLSSQDFDGDNAPVVRVSGLKALEGDAEWVEKIVELMEAVDESIPDPVRDKDKPFLMPVEDVFTITGRGTVVTGRAERGTLAINSEVEIVGLRPTQKTIVTGIEMFHKQLDEAWAGENCGLLLRGTKRDDVERGQVVVKPGSVTPHTNFEGTAYILSKEEGGRHNPFFTNYRPQFYFRTTDVTGVITLPEGTEMVMPGDTTDMTVELIQPIAMEEGLGYAIREGGRTVGAGTVTKILK; encoded by the coding sequence GTGGCTAAGGCCAAGTTCGAGCGCACCAAGCCGCACGTGAACATCGGAACGATCGGTCACGTCGACCACGGCAAGACCACGCTCACCGCCGCAATCTCGAAGGTGCTCGCTGACAAGTACCCGTCGGCCACCAACGTGCAGCGCGACTTCGCGTCGATCGACTCGGCTCCCGAGGAGCGTCAGCGCGGTATCACGATCAACATCTCGCACGTCGAGTACGAGACCCCGAAGCGTCACTACGCACACGTCGACGCCCCGGGTCACGCTGACTACATCAAGAACATGATCACCGGTGCCGCTCAGATGGACGGCGCGATCCTCGTGGTCGCCGCCACCGACGGCCCGATGGCTCAGACCCGTGAGCACGTTCTGCTCGCCAAGCAGGTCGGCGTTCCCTACCTGCTCGTCGCGCTGAACAAGTCGGACATGGTCGACGACGAGGAGATCCTGGAGCTCGTCGAGCTCGAGGTTCGCGAGCTGCTGTCGTCGCAGGACTTCGACGGCGACAACGCCCCCGTCGTGCGCGTCTCGGGCCTGAAGGCTCTCGAGGGCGACGCCGAGTGGGTCGAGAAGATCGTCGAGCTCATGGAAGCCGTCGACGAGTCGATCCCGGACCCGGTGCGTGACAAGGACAAGCCGTTCCTCATGCCCGTCGAGGACGTCTTCACCATCACCGGCCGTGGCACCGTCGTCACCGGCCGCGCCGAGCGTGGCACCCTGGCCATCAACTCGGAGGTCGAGATCGTGGGTCTGCGCCCGACGCAGAAGACGATCGTCACCGGTATCGAGATGTTCCACAAGCAGCTCGACGAGGCCTGGGCCGGCGAGAACTGTGGTCTGCTCCTGCGCGGCACCAAGCGTGACGACGTCGAGCGCGGCCAGGTCGTCGTGAAGCCCGGTTCGGTCACCCCGCACACCAACTTCGAGGGCACGGCGTACATCCTGTCCAAGGAGGAGGGCGGCCGTCACAACCCGTTCTTCACGAACTACCGTCCGCAGTTCTACTTCCGCACCACCGACGTCACCGGCGTCATCACGCTGCCCGAGGGCACCGAGATGGTCATGCCCGGCGACACCACCGACATGACGGTCGAGCTGATCCAGCCGATCGCCATGGAGGAGGGCCTCGGCTACGCCATCCGTGAGGGTGGCCGCACCGTGGGTGCCGGTACCGTCACCAAGATCCTGAAGTGA
- a CDS encoding acyltransferase family protein produces MTSQTRSVSVRTDIQALRAVAVLLVVIYHLWPHRLPGGFVGVDVFFVISGFLITGHLLRELEATGGVRLASFWARRARRLIPASLLVLLATSIAVLVWVPAAYWRQFIGEVIASTFYVENWYLVAASTDYLAAENVPSPVQHFWSLSTEEQFYLLWPVMILGGAVLAKLLRRSSLAVVGWMLAVVVSAAFALSIALTAIDPSLAYFATPVRAWEFGAGGLLALLIQRRPLRGRIRTAGLAWLGWGAIALSAVVITGETPFPGAAAALPVAGTLAVLAADEPSARWAPSAALELAPVQRVGDWSYSIYLWHWPLIIIVPYALGAPSDWAVKILMLIATLLLAAGTYRWVESPLRRVKSGPLSRPRTALLGTAAAMAVVAMVAGGGATAATTLRTSSTEAAGVVIAAGEPCVGASAFKSEACEAAIAGRAVRPDVAKVLEDTGDAFDCYEYDKVADPETCTFGSSDPEAIRIALVGDSHAAMLIPGLRTVARERGWQISTWVGNGCVWRAPGTEPDECDARRAAVDAALREDPFDIILMTARRAPGMAASESAAAEALYVEAWQEQIDLGARILVLADNPRVDQVAFDCVLRSGQDAVEAQGCAVEQHAALAPRDILAEAAESSQLAQIIDLGDLYCVEGTCPLVAGDVMIYRDLHHITATYSREIAPVLAERLASLHPE; encoded by the coding sequence GTGACTTCACAAACCCGCTCAGTTTCCGTGCGGACCGACATTCAGGCGCTGCGAGCGGTGGCGGTCCTGCTCGTCGTCATCTATCACCTCTGGCCGCATCGCCTTCCTGGCGGATTCGTCGGCGTCGACGTCTTCTTCGTTATCTCAGGGTTTCTCATCACCGGGCATCTGCTGCGTGAGCTTGAGGCGACCGGAGGAGTCCGTCTCGCTTCGTTCTGGGCTCGGCGCGCGCGTCGATTGATCCCCGCATCACTCCTTGTGTTGCTTGCGACGTCGATTGCAGTCCTCGTCTGGGTGCCTGCCGCCTATTGGCGTCAGTTCATCGGGGAAGTCATCGCTTCGACGTTCTATGTCGAGAACTGGTACCTGGTCGCCGCGAGCACGGACTATCTGGCTGCGGAGAACGTCCCATCACCTGTTCAGCACTTCTGGTCGCTGTCGACCGAGGAACAGTTCTACTTGCTGTGGCCTGTCATGATCCTCGGCGGTGCCGTTTTGGCAAAGCTCCTGCGGCGATCGAGTCTCGCCGTCGTGGGATGGATGCTGGCGGTTGTCGTCAGTGCCGCGTTCGCCCTGTCGATCGCATTGACCGCGATCGACCCCTCGCTTGCGTATTTCGCCACCCCGGTTCGTGCATGGGAGTTCGGCGCGGGTGGTCTCCTCGCCCTCCTGATTCAGAGACGGCCGCTAAGGGGCAGGATCAGAACCGCCGGGCTGGCATGGCTGGGTTGGGGCGCGATCGCACTGTCCGCGGTGGTGATCACCGGTGAAACTCCGTTCCCGGGAGCGGCAGCAGCATTGCCGGTCGCAGGCACCCTTGCGGTGCTCGCCGCCGATGAGCCCTCCGCTCGCTGGGCGCCGTCGGCAGCGTTGGAGCTGGCGCCTGTGCAGAGAGTCGGCGACTGGTCCTACTCGATTTACCTGTGGCATTGGCCGCTCATCATCATCGTTCCCTATGCCCTCGGTGCTCCCTCGGACTGGGCCGTGAAGATACTGATGCTGATCGCAACGCTACTGCTCGCGGCAGGGACGTATCGATGGGTCGAGAGCCCGCTGCGGCGCGTGAAGTCGGGACCGCTTTCACGCCCACGGACCGCCTTGCTTGGAACGGCGGCGGCGATGGCGGTCGTGGCGATGGTGGCAGGCGGCGGCGCGACAGCGGCGACCACACTCCGCACTTCTTCAACTGAAGCGGCCGGGGTTGTGATCGCGGCCGGTGAACCGTGCGTCGGGGCCAGCGCCTTCAAGTCCGAAGCTTGTGAGGCAGCCATAGCGGGCCGGGCGGTGCGCCCCGATGTCGCAAAGGTATTGGAGGATACAGGCGACGCCTTCGACTGCTATGAGTACGACAAGGTCGCCGATCCTGAGACATGTACCTTCGGCTCCAGCGATCCTGAAGCGATCCGCATCGCCCTTGTTGGAGACTCGCACGCCGCCATGCTCATCCCCGGATTGCGAACAGTGGCGCGCGAGCGGGGATGGCAGATCTCCACGTGGGTGGGAAACGGTTGCGTATGGCGCGCCCCGGGGACGGAGCCCGACGAGTGTGATGCGCGACGTGCCGCCGTCGATGCCGCGCTTCGTGAGGATCCGTTCGACATCATCTTGATGACGGCCCGACGCGCTCCCGGGATGGCGGCATCCGAGTCCGCCGCGGCGGAAGCGCTGTACGTGGAAGCATGGCAAGAGCAGATCGATCTCGGCGCACGTATTCTGGTGCTCGCTGACAACCCCCGTGTCGATCAGGTTGCGTTCGACTGCGTGCTGCGATCGGGACAGGATGCCGTTGAAGCCCAGGGTTGCGCTGTCGAGCAACACGCAGCCCTCGCGCCACGGGACATTCTCGCGGAGGCGGCAGAGTCGAGCCAGCTTGCGCAGATCATCGACCTGGGCGATCTCTATTGCGTGGAGGGAACATGTCCCCTCGTAGCAGGAGACGTCATGATCTACCGTGATCTGCACCACATCACCGCGACGTACTCGCGCGAGATCGCACCGGTCCTGGCCGAACGCCTTGCCTCGCTTCATCCGGAATGA
- a CDS encoding polysaccharide pyruvyl transferase family protein — MANAATGVRQRARGSTRTFVSLTGPAGNLGDALIRRGGLDWSRDTSDELVVYTGDAPDVWLRQLGVPADAIVLRSKSSVPRWLWLLATARRRPVLVFEAGEIPLDRGNGFRELVFLAETLLVRLKRGVVVRPPRGIRAPTNPSAWLHARAARLSQIALWRDAASAAIVGGGRLAPDIGFAAGVRAGRVWADREELIVSLRGARPHPDEAWLEAVRAIAAAEGLRIRTVVQVREDESRARELAELLGGVFEPWGDTDPVAQEERLRERYDNARLVISDRMHVLVLGALSGAVPAELVPHPTRKIAEAFATVGLDEITVDAGNADVDAMAQFLHAQLTRSVEVRERVSAAHRQLAELETEVRAAIRGARA, encoded by the coding sequence ATGGCTAATGCGGCGACCGGGGTAAGACAACGCGCACGCGGCTCCACCCGCACGTTCGTCTCGCTCACCGGCCCCGCCGGCAATCTCGGCGATGCACTGATCCGCCGGGGCGGGCTGGACTGGTCTCGCGATACGTCCGACGAACTCGTGGTCTACACGGGCGACGCACCCGATGTGTGGCTGCGGCAGCTCGGTGTGCCCGCCGACGCGATCGTCCTGCGGTCCAAGAGCAGCGTGCCGCGATGGCTGTGGCTGCTCGCGACGGCCCGCCGACGCCCCGTGCTCGTCTTCGAGGCCGGGGAGATCCCGCTCGACCGCGGCAATGGCTTTCGCGAGCTGGTGTTCCTCGCCGAAACACTCCTGGTGCGTCTCAAGCGCGGCGTCGTGGTGCGGCCGCCCCGCGGCATCCGCGCCCCGACGAATCCCTCGGCGTGGCTTCACGCACGCGCGGCGCGCCTTTCGCAGATCGCACTGTGGCGGGATGCCGCGAGTGCGGCGATCGTCGGTGGCGGTCGGCTCGCCCCCGACATCGGCTTCGCTGCGGGGGTGCGCGCGGGCAGGGTGTGGGCCGACCGTGAGGAGCTCATCGTGAGTCTTCGCGGCGCGCGACCGCATCCGGATGAGGCGTGGCTGGAGGCGGTGCGTGCGATCGCTGCCGCGGAAGGGCTGCGGATCCGCACCGTGGTGCAGGTGCGCGAAGACGAGTCTCGGGCGCGCGAGCTCGCCGAGCTCCTCGGCGGCGTGTTCGAGCCGTGGGGCGACACCGACCCCGTCGCGCAGGAAGAACGGCTCCGCGAACGGTACGACAACGCGCGCCTCGTCATCAGCGATCGCATGCACGTGCTCGTCCTCGGCGCGCTCAGCGGCGCGGTACCCGCCGAGCTGGTGCCGCATCCGACGCGCAAGATCGCCGAGGCCTTCGCCACCGTGGGACTCGACGAGATCACCGTCGACGCCGGCAACGCAGACGTTGACGCCATGGCGCAGTTCCTGCACGCTCAGCTCACGCGGTCTGTCGAAGTGCGCGAGCGTGTCAGCGCCGCGCACCGTCAGCTCGCCGAACTCGAGACGGAAGTGCGCGCCGCCATCCGGGGAGCACGTGCGTGA
- a CDS encoding glycosyltransferase, protein MTPRRFLFLSHSHAFGAFRVGSHHYARTLARAGAEVVHLSTPISLAHRVTGRVSRDAAAAAPRGPYRDADGVTHIVPRTIAPRPYGPFRVARELSRHGIPPSFNAVLLDQPLLWDDSVRSLTPRLVYRPTDLYPSGVKEQRQRQIVAAADGIVATSAEVLRALGGIRIPSLVLENGVDAAHFAPTGAPADDRPTTCVYVGALDGRFDWQQLAAWARARGDVRFAIAGPKTTPPLELPPNVDLLGAVPYAQVPALLHSARVGLLPLSDDPLNAGRSPMKRYEYLAAGLSVLARETPVIRPDEAAGLYTYASADDAGDLLERALGHPSPNTAGMQRADAESWEAKAEALTTFIEELPAP, encoded by the coding sequence GTGACACCGCGCCGCTTCCTGTTCCTCTCCCACAGCCACGCCTTCGGCGCCTTCCGCGTCGGCAGCCATCACTACGCGCGCACGCTCGCCCGCGCCGGCGCGGAGGTCGTGCACCTGTCCACACCGATCTCCCTCGCGCATCGTGTCACCGGCCGCGTGAGCCGGGATGCCGCAGCCGCGGCACCGCGAGGGCCGTACCGCGACGCCGACGGGGTGACCCACATCGTGCCGCGCACCATCGCGCCGCGGCCGTATGGGCCCTTCCGGGTGGCACGTGAGCTGAGCCGCCACGGCATCCCGCCCTCGTTCAACGCCGTCCTGCTCGATCAGCCGCTCCTCTGGGACGACTCCGTACGCTCCCTCACCCCCAGGCTCGTCTACCGTCCGACCGATCTCTACCCGTCGGGAGTGAAGGAGCAACGACAGCGGCAGATCGTCGCCGCGGCCGATGGCATCGTCGCGACCTCGGCAGAAGTTCTCCGTGCACTCGGCGGGATCCGCATTCCGTCTCTGGTCCTCGAGAACGGTGTGGATGCCGCGCACTTCGCTCCCACTGGTGCTCCCGCCGACGACCGTCCCACCACCTGTGTGTACGTGGGAGCGCTCGACGGCCGCTTCGACTGGCAGCAGCTCGCCGCGTGGGCGCGTGCGCGCGGCGACGTGCGGTTCGCCATCGCGGGACCGAAGACGACGCCTCCGCTCGAACTGCCGCCGAACGTCGACCTGCTCGGAGCGGTGCCGTATGCCCAGGTGCCGGCTCTGCTCCACAGCGCGCGCGTCGGACTGCTTCCGCTGTCCGACGACCCGCTGAACGCGGGCCGCAGCCCCATGAAGCGGTACGAGTACCTCGCCGCGGGACTCTCGGTCCTCGCGCGGGAGACGCCGGTGATCCGCCCTGATGAGGCCGCGGGCCTCTACACCTACGCGAGCGCGGACGACGCCGGCGACCTGCTCGAGCGCGCGCTGGGGCATCCTTCCCCGAACACGGCCGGAATGCAGCGCGCCGACGCGGAGTCGTGGGAGGCGAAGGCCGAGGCTCTGACGACATTCATCGAGGAGCTGCCGGCCCCCTGA
- a CDS encoding glycosyltransferase, with the protein MPGILIHEWLARHGGSENVFEVLSDAFPDAERFCLWNDSDGRFTGVEETLLARTPMRRSKAAALPFMPAVWRHLPRRDAEWMLCSTHLFSHHARFRGPARHAPKLVYAHTPARYVWTPELDGRGESALARAISAPLKPLDRRRAAEPVAIAANSAFIAQRIADTWEREATVIHPPIDAAAFAASGGELSAPERAVVTALPGEFLLGVSRFVSYKRLERVIEAGAVAGLPVVLAGSGPEEPRLRVLSEDLGVPVTFVHNPSRDLLRELYRRALALVFPAIEDFGIIPVEAMAAGTPVVANAIGGTAESVVDGVTGALVREWDRAELGAAISTAAAASREACVARAFEFDTPVFVDRVRTWVAASLSPSAAMPGAS; encoded by the coding sequence TTGCCCGGCATCCTGATCCATGAGTGGCTCGCGCGCCACGGCGGCTCGGAGAACGTCTTCGAGGTGCTCTCAGACGCCTTCCCCGACGCCGAGCGCTTCTGCCTCTGGAACGACAGCGACGGCCGCTTCACGGGTGTCGAGGAGACCCTGCTCGCCCGCACTCCGATGCGCCGGAGCAAAGCCGCCGCGCTGCCGTTCATGCCGGCCGTGTGGCGTCATCTTCCCCGGCGGGACGCCGAGTGGATGCTGTGCAGCACGCATCTCTTCTCCCATCACGCCCGCTTCCGCGGCCCCGCCCGCCACGCTCCGAAGCTCGTGTACGCGCATACTCCCGCGCGTTACGTCTGGACCCCGGAGCTCGACGGCCGCGGCGAGAGCGCCCTTGCCCGCGCCATCTCCGCGCCGCTGAAGCCCCTCGACCGAAGGCGCGCCGCGGAGCCGGTCGCCATCGCGGCCAACAGCGCTTTCATCGCCCAGCGCATCGCCGACACGTGGGAGCGCGAGGCGACCGTCATCCACCCGCCGATCGATGCCGCCGCCTTCGCAGCCTCAGGCGGAGAGCTGTCCGCGCCCGAGCGTGCGGTGGTGACCGCGCTGCCGGGCGAATTCCTCCTCGGCGTCTCGCGCTTCGTGTCGTACAAGCGCCTCGAGCGCGTGATCGAGGCGGGCGCGGTGGCGGGTCTTCCCGTCGTGCTCGCCGGCAGCGGGCCGGAGGAGCCCCGCCTGCGCGTGCTCTCCGAAGACCTCGGCGTGCCCGTGACGTTCGTGCACAATCCGTCGCGCGACCTGCTGCGGGAGCTCTACCGCCGCGCGCTCGCGCTGGTCTTCCCCGCCATCGAGGACTTCGGCATCATCCCGGTCGAGGCGATGGCCGCCGGCACCCCCGTCGTGGCGAACGCGATCGGCGGAACCGCGGAGAGCGTCGTCGACGGCGTCACCGGCGCCCTCGTGCGCGAGTGGGATCGAGCGGAGCTCGGTGCGGCGATCTCCACAGCCGCCGCCGCCTCGCGGGAGGCCTGTGTCGCACGCGCCTTCGAGTTCGACACCCCCGTCTTCGTCGACCGGGTGCGAACCTGGGTGGCGGCATCCCTCAGCCCCTCCGCAGCGATGCCGGGCGCCTCGTGA
- a CDS encoding polysaccharide pyruvyl transferase family protein: MGRGSAPGTVDTDVQGIAAVHWNPVRRDADGTARSVDNFGDLIGPLVVAGMLDRLAVTTSAAVRRRLLSVGSVLHFAREGDVVWGSGINGKEKVASSSLPPIDVRAVRGPATRRRLRAQGIDVPPVFGDPALLLPLFMPDLVEIARAEPTRDVTIIPNFHDVEPAGEDSRVIDPRRPIAEVLRAIAGSRLIVGSSLHGVVVAEAFGRPARVVRSRSEHYLKYFDYYAGTGRYDVQFAADVSEAIALGGVERGTYDLKGLQDAFPIDLWTGGDPSTPLSGSVPQETDDRIAAGEKFAEGQMGSGTTG, translated from the coding sequence ATGGGCCGTGGATCAGCACCGGGCACAGTCGACACTGACGTTCAGGGCATCGCGGCGGTGCACTGGAACCCCGTCCGGCGCGATGCCGATGGCACCGCGCGATCGGTCGACAACTTCGGCGATCTCATCGGTCCGTTGGTTGTGGCAGGCATGCTCGACCGTCTGGCGGTGACGACGTCGGCCGCAGTCAGACGTCGCCTGTTGTCCGTCGGGTCGGTCCTTCACTTCGCTCGAGAGGGTGACGTCGTCTGGGGATCAGGTATCAATGGCAAAGAGAAGGTCGCGTCCAGCTCGTTACCTCCCATTGATGTGCGGGCCGTCCGCGGGCCGGCTACCCGCCGCCGACTGCGTGCACAGGGCATCGACGTTCCCCCGGTCTTCGGCGACCCGGCGTTGCTGCTGCCCCTGTTCATGCCTGACCTCGTCGAAATCGCACGCGCGGAGCCGACACGTGACGTGACGATCATCCCCAATTTCCACGACGTGGAGCCGGCCGGTGAAGACTCGCGAGTGATTGACCCGCGTCGCCCAATTGCCGAAGTCCTCAGAGCGATCGCCGGCAGCCGGCTCATCGTGGGATCATCTCTGCACGGCGTCGTCGTCGCTGAGGCGTTCGGCCGACCTGCGCGTGTCGTGCGATCTCGGAGCGAGCACTACCTGAAGTACTTCGATTACTACGCGGGCACGGGACGCTATGACGTCCAGTTCGCAGCCGATGTGAGCGAAGCGATCGCGCTCGGCGGCGTGGAACGCGGCACGTACGATCTGAAGGGGCTCCAGGACGCGTTTCCCATCGACCTGTGGACGGGCGGCGATCCGTCGACACCGTTGTCGGGAAGCGTCCCACAAGAGACCGATGACCGGATCGCGGCAGGGGAGAAATTCGCGGAAGGTCAGATGGGATCCGGGACCACCGGCTGA